One part of the Aurantibacillus circumpalustris genome encodes these proteins:
- a CDS encoding ubiquinol-cytochrome c reductase iron-sulfur subunit, which translates to MDRRKFIKSSCLTCAGVMGATWLLESCTSHKYITNVSVNENKLSVKKSEFKVLKKEKIIEQKFVLIKINAIPFPIALYKINENEYKALYLQCTHQGCELAAHDTLMVCPCHGAEFNPKGEVTNGPAETNLKTFVTSSDDETIYIQL; encoded by the coding sequence ATGGATAGACGTAAATTTATTAAATCAAGCTGTTTAACTTGTGCAGGAGTTATGGGTGCAACGTGGCTACTTGAAAGTTGTACTAGTCATAAATACATTACAAATGTTTCGGTAAACGAAAACAAACTGAGTGTTAAAAAATCGGAATTTAAGGTTCTTAAAAAGGAAAAAATCATTGAACAAAAGTTTGTTTTAATTAAAATCAATGCGATTCCTTTTCCTATTGCTCTTTATAAAATAAACGAGAATGAGTACAAAGCACTATACCTGCAATGCACACATCAGGGCTGTGAACTTGCGGCGCACGATACCTTAATGGTTTGTCCTTGTCACGGTGCTGAGTTTAATCCTAAAGGTGAAGTAACCAATGGTCCGGCTGAAACGAATTTAAAAACCTTTGTAACATCTTCCGACGATGAAACAATTTACATTCAACTCTAA
- a CDS encoding metal-dependent transcriptional regulator gives MRPETIENYLKTIYNSSSNNTAVVSNQKLSEKLGLKPATVTEGLRKLHELKYVIYEKSYGTRLTTNGAKLALSIVRRHRIWETYLAKELGFGWDEVHEIAEELEHIKNDKLINKLSAILGNPIYDPHGDPIPDAKGKIQKSNFIKLSEAKIKSNYKVMGVTDHSSAFLKYLEKHKLIIGATISIRIIEEFDNSIVLVCQKMEVNISPKAAECIIVQTL, from the coding sequence ATGAGACCTGAAACTATAGAGAACTATCTTAAAACCATATACAACTCTTCTTCTAATAACACAGCTGTTGTGAGTAATCAAAAATTGTCTGAAAAATTGGGACTTAAACCCGCCACGGTAACTGAAGGCTTAAGGAAATTACACGAGTTAAAATATGTGATCTACGAAAAATCTTACGGCACGCGTTTAACCACTAACGGTGCAAAATTGGCTTTGAGTATTGTAAGAAGGCATCGAATTTGGGAAACGTATCTTGCCAAAGAATTAGGTTTTGGTTGGGATGAAGTGCACGAAATAGCAGAGGAGCTAGAACATATTAAAAATGACAAACTCATTAATAAACTTTCTGCCATTTTAGGAAACCCTATTTATGATCCACATGGTGATCCTATTCCTGATGCTAAAGGAAAAATTCAAAAAAGTAATTTTATAAAACTTTCAGAAGCCAAAATAAAATCAAATTACAAAGTAATGGGCGTTACAGATCATTCGAGTGCCTTTTTAAAATACTTAGAAAAACACAAATTAATAATTGGTGCCACTATTAGTATAAGAATTATTGAGGAGTTTGATAATTCAATTGTACTTGTTTGTCAAAAAATGGAAGTTAATATAAGTCCTAAAGCTGCCGAATGTATTATTGTGCAAACACTTTAG
- a CDS encoding di-heme oxidoredictase family protein, producing the protein MKKIIFALLLFGTIIAGCKKIMPSSPKEDELLDGPVEGLTTEETHQFLLGDGAFNNEIFTTQNGLGPIFVANSCGSCHAGDGKGHPFTTLTRFGQTDSTGNKYLSLGGPQLQNRALPGYTPETLPSDASFSKVLPPANTGLGFLDAVSDADLLAMSDPNDLDGDGISGIPNWVSVPNYCQLRPNAISQNGKYIARFGKKGAAYDLLQQTANAYNQDMGITSSFEPYDTYSKLEVDPEVNNNKVHTIVFYLKTLKAPIQRNQNNAKVQAGKQLFSSLGCEKCHRSELKTQSSTIAALSNKTFFPYTDLLLHDMGKNLDDNYTEGSAKTHEWKTPALWGLGLSKITQGGSYFLMHDGRAHSIEEAIQWHGGEAQQSNTNFQNLSTADQQKLIHFLESL; encoded by the coding sequence ATGAAAAAAATAATTTTTGCTCTTCTGCTTTTTGGAACAATCATAGCAGGCTGCAAAAAAATTATGCCTTCTTCACCAAAAGAAGATGAATTATTAGATGGACCAGTAGAGGGCTTAACAACTGAGGAAACGCATCAGTTTTTACTGGGTGACGGAGCATTTAATAATGAAATTTTTACAACACAAAACGGACTAGGACCAATTTTTGTTGCAAATTCTTGCGGAAGCTGCCACGCTGGCGACGGAAAGGGCCATCCTTTTACAACACTTACACGATTTGGTCAAACAGACAGTACCGGAAATAAATATTTGAGTTTGGGCGGACCGCAATTACAAAACCGCGCCTTGCCTGGTTATACACCTGAAACTTTACCTAGTGACGCAAGTTTTTCGAAAGTATTACCTCCCGCAAATACTGGTTTAGGATTTTTAGATGCAGTAAGTGATGCGGATCTACTTGCAATGTCAGATCCTAATGACTTAGATGGCGATGGAATTTCTGGTATACCAAATTGGGTGTCTGTACCAAACTATTGCCAACTTCGTCCAAATGCTATTTCCCAAAACGGAAAATACATAGCGCGTTTCGGAAAAAAAGGAGCCGCTTACGATTTACTGCAGCAAACGGCAAATGCTTATAATCAGGATATGGGAATTACATCTTCTTTTGAACCTTACGATACCTATTCAAAGTTAGAAGTAGATCCAGAAGTAAATAACAATAAAGTACATACTATTGTTTTTTATTTAAAGACGTTAAAGGCACCAATACAGCGGAATCAAAATAATGCTAAGGTACAAGCGGGTAAGCAACTATTTAGTTCTTTGGGTTGTGAAAAATGTCACCGATCCGAATTAAAAACGCAGTCATCAACTATTGCAGCTTTATCCAATAAAACATTTTTTCCTTACACAGATTTGTTGTTGCATGATATGGGAAAAAATTTGGATGACAATTACACAGAAGGTTCTGCAAAAACACACGAATGGAAAACTCCAGCACTTTGGGGATTGGGTTTGTCGAAAATTACGCAAGGTGGAAGTTATTTTCTAATGCACGATGGAAGGGCACATTCTATTGAAGAAGCGATTCAATGGCACGGTGGTGAAGCGCAACAAAGCAACACTAATTTTCAGAACTTAAGTACTGCCGATCAACAAAAACTAATTCATTTTTTAGAAAGCCTTTAA
- a CDS encoding PorP/SprF family type IX secretion system membrane protein, with protein sequence MRKQLFIYLSAALFVTNAFGQDAHFTQYFLAPQLINPSSFGVINSFEAGIQYKGQWNSFTKGYTTYAAFANKSFKKEKDINSSKAYMSAGLNVLYDQAGSSQLTHFKVELPVNVTKKLSEFSFLTAGLYLGFGQLAIKKDDFTWGNQFDGYQYNPTFNSNELNRLQTKNYLDAGLGLNFVTLRKVKDLTDISTPKNIVGFSINHLNKPNYSLYNTQALGIRINFHEQYYIDIKNTFYSLVPSIMVQYQSKAYEVIFGTYLRRSFRENAEGKGTKHLSFGAFYRLNDMCALSCLFELNKYTIGLNYDFNVSKLLKSSKSFGGLEITLKMNSPFKYSNNETKAFNGKVL encoded by the coding sequence ATGAGAAAACAATTATTTATATATCTGAGTGCAGCACTTTTTGTTACAAATGCTTTTGGTCAAGACGCGCACTTTACCCAATATTTTTTGGCACCACAGCTTATCAACCCATCGTCTTTTGGCGTGATAAATTCTTTCGAAGCTGGAATTCAATATAAAGGACAATGGAATTCATTTACAAAAGGGTATACCACTTATGCAGCCTTCGCTAATAAAAGTTTTAAAAAGGAAAAAGACATTAACTCATCAAAGGCATATATGTCCGCAGGGCTTAATGTTTTATACGATCAGGCTGGAAGCAGTCAACTCACTCATTTTAAAGTAGAGTTACCTGTGAATGTAACCAAAAAATTAAGCGAATTCAGTTTTTTAACGGCAGGGTTGTATCTTGGTTTTGGGCAGTTAGCTATAAAAAAGGATGACTTTACATGGGGCAATCAATTCGATGGTTATCAGTATAATCCTACGTTTAATAGCAACGAACTAAATCGTTTACAAACCAAAAATTATTTAGATGCTGGTTTGGGTTTGAATTTTGTGACTCTGAGAAAAGTAAAAGATTTAACCGATATAAGTACGCCAAAAAATATTGTCGGATTTTCAATTAACCATCTTAATAAACCAAATTACAGTTTGTATAATACGCAGGCACTGGGTATTCGTATTAATTTTCATGAGCAGTATTACATAGATATCAAAAACACATTTTATAGCCTGGTACCATCAATAATGGTTCAATATCAATCAAAAGCCTACGAAGTAATTTTTGGAACGTATTTGAGAAGATCATTTAGAGAAAACGCTGAAGGTAAGGGAACAAAACACCTGAGTTTTGGCGCCTTTTACCGATTGAACGATATGTGTGCATTAAGTTGTCTTTTTGAATTGAATAAATATACCATCGGCTTGAATTATGATTTTAATGTTTCAAAACTTTTAAAATCTTCAAAAAGTTTTGGTGGACTCGAAATTACTTTGAAAATGAACAGTCCATTTAAGTACTCAAATAATGAAACAAAAGCCTTTAACGGAAAAGTATTATAA